In Methanomicrobium antiquum, one DNA window encodes the following:
- a CDS encoding metallophosphoesterase family protein, with amino-acid sequence MMKVLLLSDLHGQYGRMGSFLELDPDLVLISGDLTDMGPCEPVIQLIDEINVPCFAIPGNCDPKEILQTLEESGAVSLHGASIDIGKITIVGIGGSNPTPFKTPFELEEEEIDSILKDAEGRVRQNVHNILLCHAPPYGTLDDVGGNNVGSQSLKEHMKKYDLVCCGHIHDQSGVKEVEGTIVVNPGPASEGRCALITLGEEPKEIRVELLKL; translated from the coding sequence ATGATGAAAGTTCTATTGCTCTCTGATCTTCATGGTCAGTATGGCAGGATGGGTTCTTTTTTGGAATTAGACCCGGATTTGGTTCTTATATCAGGTGATCTTACTGACATGGGGCCTTGCGAACCAGTAATTCAGCTGATTGATGAAATTAATGTTCCGTGCTTTGCAATTCCGGGTAACTGCGATCCAAAAGAAATTTTGCAAACTCTTGAAGAGTCTGGTGCAGTGTCACTTCACGGCGCTTCAATTGATATTGGTAAAATTACAATTGTTGGTATTGGCGGCTCAAATCCGACACCTTTTAAGACACCATTTGAGTTGGAAGAAGAGGAGATTGACAGTATCTTAAAAGATGCCGAAGGTAGGGTCAGGCAAAATGTCCACAACATTCTTCTCTGTCATGCACCACCGTATGGAACGCTTGATGATGTCGGTGGAAACAATGTCGGAAGTCAGTCCTTAAAGGAACATATGAAAAAATATGATCTTGTATGTTGTGGTCATATCCACGACCAGTCAGGTGTAAAGGAAGTTGAAGGAACAATCGTAGTAAATCCCGGTCCTGCATCTGAGGGAAGATGTGCTTTGATAACTTTAGGCGAGGAGCCTAAGGAGATAAGGGTTGAACTTTTGAAATTATAA
- the tgtA gene encoding tRNA guanosine(15) transglycosylase TgtA gives MSISFEVIHKDIMGRAGKLKVGDKTIKTPLLLPVINPHIQLIKPEEMEKLGVEALITNAYIFSKSEEFRERALKEGLHKVLNFNGVIMTDSGAFQQSVYGDVGFTNTETVKFQRSIGSEIIVPMDIATSPDKTFEEAKEELSITIERIKEAFTIIDDGHLCAPVQGGIHTDLREKAGEEVKNLNVVFCPIGAVVPLMESYRYKELVNVVMAAKSKLSPSSCIHLFGAGHPSMFALAAAMGCDVFDSAAYALYAREGRYMTPQGSYKLNEVNELPCACEVCRTHTAEELKKSPDRERLLAYHNLYVTLAEISRIRQSILDGTLWELVDERCRNHPRLLDGYRELLKYTEQLEKSDRITKRRFFYRGSESCLRTEVSRYHEMVKRLSASGKVLISFDDKKRAGYDTVYLFKPPFGPYLPELKETFPVGQSEIPDWDNEMIKSGCIGILNLIQSNKNSEFYIACDDELKEAVSNELKDVKDRFSYV, from the coding sequence ATGAGCATTAGTTTTGAAGTAATCCACAAAGACATCATGGGAAGAGCCGGAAAATTAAAAGTCGGCGATAAAACAATAAAAACACCACTTCTTCTTCCGGTTATAAATCCGCATATCCAGCTTATTAAACCGGAAGAGATGGAGAAACTCGGCGTAGAAGCACTTATCACAAACGCATATATATTCAGCAAAAGCGAGGAGTTTCGTGAGCGTGCCTTAAAAGAGGGGCTTCACAAAGTCCTCAATTTCAACGGCGTTATAATGACCGACTCCGGCGCCTTTCAGCAGTCTGTTTATGGTGATGTCGGCTTTACCAATACTGAAACAGTAAAATTTCAAAGATCAATAGGAAGCGAAATTATTGTTCCAATGGATATTGCAACATCGCCTGACAAGACCTTTGAAGAAGCGAAAGAAGAACTCTCAATCACAATCGAGCGCATAAAAGAGGCTTTTACAATAATTGATGACGGCCACCTCTGCGCACCGGTCCAGGGTGGAATCCACACAGATCTTAGAGAGAAAGCAGGGGAAGAAGTAAAAAATTTAAATGTTGTATTCTGCCCAATTGGTGCTGTGGTACCTCTGATGGAGAGCTACAGATATAAAGAACTGGTAAATGTTGTAATGGCGGCAAAATCAAAACTTTCCCCTTCTTCATGCATCCATCTTTTTGGCGCAGGACACCCTTCCATGTTTGCACTTGCCGCGGCAATGGGATGTGATGTCTTTGACTCCGCCGCATATGCTCTTTATGCACGGGAAGGAAGATATATGACACCTCAGGGAAGCTACAAGCTAAATGAGGTTAATGAACTTCCGTGTGCATGCGAGGTATGCAGAACCCACACTGCAGAAGAACTTAAGAAATCACCTGACAGAGAGAGACTTCTTGCATATCACAACCTTTACGTAACACTTGCTGAAATTTCAAGAATCAGGCAGTCGATTCTTGACGGAACACTCTGGGAGCTTGTCGATGAAAGATGCAGGAACCACCCAAGACTTCTTGATGGATACCGTGAACTCTTAAAATACACAGAACAGCTTGAAAAATCTGACAGAATCACAAAAAGACGCTTTTTTTACAGAGGAAGTGAGAGTTGTCTGCGAACCGAGGTCAGCCGCTATCATGAGATGGTTAAAAGACTTTCTGCCAGCGGAAAAGTTTTGATTTCATTTGACGATAAGAAAAGGGCAGGTTATGACACAGTTTATTTATTCAAACCTCCTTTCGGCCCATATCTGCCTGAACTTAAAGAGACTTTTCCTGTTGGACAAAGTGAAATTCCTGATTGGGATAATGAAATGATAAAATCAGGTTGTATCGGTATTTTAAATCTGATTCAGTCAAATAAAAATTCAGAATTTTATATTGCATGCGATGATGAGTTAAAAGAAGCAGTATCAAATGAGCTTAAAGACGTAAAAGACAGGTTTTCATATGTTTGA
- a CDS encoding proteasome-activating nucleotidase, which translates to MDETIYNTPEDSDMSKLRLQELYDQVEELSMKVEFLNRENGRLEKEVAQLKKENNQLKRPPLFVAAVIDVMDSGEVYLRQQGNNQEYITHYIDTLEGKLKPGMKVAVNNALSIVRTVDNTFDSRVRVMELEESPNVTFAQIGGLKEEIEEVREAVEYPLTRPEIFEKVGVEPPKGILLYGPPGTGKTLIAKAVANQAKATFIRMSGSELVHKFIGEGAQMVRELFSLAREKSPSIVFIDEIDSIGSMRTQDGTSGSAEVQRTLMQLLAEMDGFDNRGNVRLMAATNRVDMLDPALLRPGRFDRILEVSLPDEKSRLEILKIHSAKLNMKDVEINSLLKITENATGAEIQAICREAGMNAVRNNSDYVTMKNFTDAVFKVRRKTRSEDIMYI; encoded by the coding sequence ATGGATGAGACCATCTACAATACTCCGGAAGACAGTGATATGTCAAAACTCCGGTTACAGGAACTATATGATCAGGTTGAAGAACTGAGCATGAAGGTCGAATTCCTCAACAGAGAGAACGGGCGCCTTGAGAAAGAGGTTGCTCAGCTCAAAAAAGAGAATAACCAGTTAAAACGCCCACCACTCTTTGTTGCGGCAGTGATCGATGTAATGGACAGCGGAGAAGTATACCTAAGACAGCAGGGAAACAACCAGGAATACATAACACATTATATTGATACACTGGAGGGAAAATTAAAGCCCGGAATGAAGGTTGCTGTAAATAATGCTCTTTCAATAGTCAGGACTGTTGACAATACATTTGATTCAAGAGTCCGAGTAATGGAGCTTGAAGAATCTCCAAATGTCACGTTTGCACAGATAGGAGGACTTAAAGAGGAGATAGAAGAAGTCAGGGAAGCTGTTGAATATCCGCTGACACGTCCTGAAATTTTTGAAAAGGTAGGTGTTGAGCCGCCAAAGGGAATTTTACTCTACGGACCACCGGGAACGGGAAAAACACTTATTGCAAAGGCTGTCGCAAATCAGGCTAAAGCAACATTCATCAGAATGTCTGGAAGTGAACTTGTCCACAAATTCATCGGCGAAGGTGCACAGATGGTAAGAGAGCTTTTTTCACTGGCCCGTGAGAAAAGTCCGTCTATTGTATTCATAGATGAAATAGATTCTATCGGAAGCATGCGCACACAGGACGGCACATCAGGAAGCGCTGAAGTTCAAAGAACTTTAATGCAGCTTCTCGCCGAAATGGACGGTTTTGACAACCGCGGGAATGTAAGGCTTATGGCGGCAACAAACCGTGTGGATATGCTTGACCCTGCCCTTTTAAGGCCTGGAAGATTTGACAGGATTTTGGAAGTCTCTCTTCCGGATGAAAAATCAAGGCTTGAAATATTAAAAATACACTCTGCAAAGCTGAACATGAAGGATGTGGAGATAAACAGTCTTCTAAAAATTACCGAGAATGCAACAGGTGCTGAAATTCAGGCAATATGCCGTGAGGCCGGAATGAATGCTGTTCGAAACAACTCAGATTACGTAACAATGAAAAACTTTACTGATGCCGTATTTAAGGTACGAAGAAAAACAAGATCAGAAGATATAATGTACATCTGA
- a CDS encoding TIGR04084 family radical SAM/SPASM domain-containing protein, protein MNYFILLTDECNLCCTYCRGKMFFMSDESPDKVTIDDTLPCDFGLSLKHLYSFLSKDKDAVLTFYGGEPLMRSDLIREIMDNAPVKDFAIQTNATLLYLLESDYLNKFKSIFASIDGDRETTDNCRGFGTYDKVIKNLKKIINNGYGNEIIARMTVTEKTDIYESVRYLSDNPDFSFDSIHWQMDSNFWSDFKLRENFCGWVKNSYNPGIRRLVDLWTDTMKKEGRVMRWYPFVGTMQDVLLKNGSSPLRCGCGVNSYSILQDGNLAPCPCMAGMRDYYCGHINSDTPQSLKKIEIAGDCINCDILNFCGGRCLYSNLTQPWPPEGRRAVYETVRNLKFAIEKNSVFVKEMIDEGIVSLNQFEHQKYNGCEIIP, encoded by the coding sequence ATGAATTATTTCATTCTTTTGACCGATGAGTGCAATCTATGCTGTACATATTGCCGCGGAAAGATGTTTTTCATGTCTGACGAAAGTCCGGACAAGGTAACAATAGATGACACACTTCCATGTGATTTTGGTTTGTCACTAAAACACCTTTATAGCTTTCTCTCAAAAGACAAAGATGCAGTGTTGACATTTTATGGGGGAGAACCCCTGATGAGAAGTGATCTGATTAGGGAGATTATGGATAACGCCCCTGTAAAAGATTTTGCAATTCAGACAAATGCAACTCTTTTGTATTTGTTAGAGAGCGATTATTTAAATAAATTCAAATCAATTTTTGCATCAATTGACGGTGACAGGGAAACAACAGATAACTGCAGGGGTTTTGGAACATATGACAAAGTTATCAAAAATTTAAAAAAGATTATTAATAACGGCTATGGGAATGAAATAATTGCCAGAATGACTGTGACCGAAAAAACCGATATCTATGAATCTGTCAGATACCTCTCAGACAATCCCGATTTTTCTTTTGATTCAATTCACTGGCAGATGGACTCAAATTTCTGGAGCGATTTTAAACTGCGCGAGAACTTTTGTGGCTGGGTAAAAAACAGTTATAATCCCGGAATAAGACGTCTTGTTGATTTATGGACTGACACTATGAAAAAAGAAGGTCGTGTTATGAGATGGTATCCTTTTGTTGGCACGATGCAGGATGTATTATTAAAAAATGGTAGCTCTCCGCTCAGGTGCGGATGTGGAGTTAATTCTTACAGTATTCTTCAGGACGGAAACTTAGCCCCGTGTCCTTGTATGGCGGGAATGAGGGACTACTACTGCGGGCACATAAACTCCGATACACCGCAGTCACTTAAAAAAATAGAGATTGCCGGTGATTGCATTAACTGTGACATCCTGAATTTTTGCGGAGGCAGATGTCTTTATTCAAATCTGACACAACCCTGGCCGCCTGAGGGAAGAAGAGCTGTATATGAAACAGTCCGAAATCTAAAGTTCGCTATAGAAAAAAATTCAGTATTTGTTAAGGAAATGATTGATGAAGGAATTGTTTCATTAAATCAGTTTGAGCATCAGAAATACAACGGCTGTGAAATAATACCCTGA
- a CDS encoding proteasome-activating nucleotidase has translation MADSQTYNPDSRSEEDITRYLLDRISGLESRNLELREEIRQVESEKRFIESQKIRYEREIRKLKTEVEKLRSPPLIIGTITDVSADNRVVVQSSAGPKFMVRASGFIETEDLKAGARCTLNQQSLTIVDILPQSFDSQIYGMEIDDAPNETYADVGGLEEQITEIREAVELPLTKPELFKKVGISPPRGVLLYGPPGTGKTLLARAVAHETNAKFLRVVGSELVQKYIGEGARLVRELFEHAKKDAPSIIFIDEIDAIGAHRSESITSGDREVQRTLMQLLADLDGFKDRGNVKIIGATNRIDILDPALLRPGRFDRIIEIPEPDIEGRLSIFKIHTKDMSVDDDIDLNEIAILTAGMKGSDIKAICTEAGMFAIRSEREKVSKNDFIKAIEKVGFDHRNGAGELIDGAMFA, from the coding sequence ATGGCAGACAGCCAGACATACAATCCTGATTCCCGTTCCGAGGAAGATATCACCAGATACCTCCTTGATAGAATTTCCGGTCTGGAAAGCCGAAATCTTGAGCTTAGAGAAGAGATTAGGCAGGTGGAATCCGAAAAGCGTTTCATTGAAAGCCAGAAAATACGCTATGAGAGGGAAATTAGAAAACTTAAAACCGAAGTTGAGAAATTAAGAAGCCCTCCGTTAATCATCGGCACAATAACTGACGTATCTGCTGACAACAGAGTAGTTGTTCAGTCCAGCGCAGGCCCTAAATTTATGGTGCGTGCTTCAGGTTTTATAGAAACTGAAGACTTAAAAGCGGGTGCAAGATGCACATTAAATCAGCAGTCTCTTACAATCGTTGATATACTTCCGCAGTCGTTTGATTCGCAGATTTATGGAATGGAGATAGATGATGCTCCAAATGAAACTTATGCAGATGTCGGCGGACTTGAGGAGCAGATAACAGAGATAAGGGAAGCTGTTGAACTGCCGCTTACAAAACCCGAACTTTTCAAAAAGGTTGGGATATCTCCTCCAAGAGGTGTTTTACTCTACGGACCGCCGGGCACAGGCAAGACTCTTCTTGCAAGAGCCGTTGCGCATGAGACCAACGCCAAATTCTTAAGGGTTGTGGGCTCTGAACTTGTTCAAAAATACATTGGAGAAGGAGCACGGCTTGTAAGAGAGCTTTTTGAGCATGCCAAAAAAGATGCACCTTCAATAATTTTCATTGATGAGATAGATGCAATCGGCGCACACCGTTCTGAAAGCATCACATCAGGCGACAGGGAAGTTCAGAGAACTTTAATGCAGCTTCTCGCTGACCTTGACGGTTTTAAGGACAGAGGAAATGTAAAGATTATAGGTGCTACAAACAGGATTGATATCTTAGATCCTGCGCTGTTAAGACCCGGAAGATTTGACAGGATAATAGAGATACCTGAGCCTGATATTGAAGGCCGCCTTTCAATATTCAAAATTCATACAAAGGATATGAGTGTTGATGATGATATTGACTTAAATGAAATCGCGATACTTACAGCAGGCATGAAGGGATCTGACATAAAAGCGATATGTACAGAGGCCGGAATGTTTGCTATACGCTCTGAAAGAGAGAAAGTATCCAAAAATGATTTCATAAAAGCTATAGAAAAGGTAGGATTTGATCACAGAAACGGCGCCGGTGAATTAATTGACGGTGCAATGTTTGCCTGA
- the tpiA gene encoding triose-phosphate isomerase: MPGIYPKIIINFKAYNEGFGHSAHNIAKASEFVSEQSGVLIGVAPSYMEIHPISKHYEIPVYAQHVDAIEPGAHTGHILADAVRHAGAIGTLINHSERRLTLADVSGAVDAAKKANLQTVVCTNNIPTSAAAAAFSPDFIAIEPPELIGSGISVATADPAIIEDSVKAVKNINSNVRVLAGAGISTGDCVKRALELGADGVLLASGVVKAKDPEEVLFNLVSKI; the protein is encoded by the coding sequence ATGCCTGGAATATATCCAAAAATAATAATCAATTTCAAGGCTTACAACGAAGGTTTTGGTCATTCTGCTCATAATATTGCAAAGGCATCAGAGTTTGTATCAGAGCAGTCCGGAGTTTTGATAGGAGTTGCTCCATCATATATGGAAATTCACCCAATCTCAAAGCATTACGAAATTCCTGTGTATGCCCAGCACGTTGATGCAATTGAACCTGGTGCCCACACAGGACACATCCTTGCAGATGCTGTGCGCCACGCTGGTGCGATTGGAACCCTTATCAATCACTCTGAAAGAAGGCTGACACTTGCAGATGTTTCAGGCGCGGTTGATGCGGCAAAAAAGGCGAACCTTCAAACCGTTGTCTGCACAAACAATATCCCGACCAGTGCCGCCGCCGCGGCTTTTTCACCGGATTTTATTGCAATTGAACCGCCGGAGTTAATAGGAAGCGGCATTTCTGTAGCAACAGCAGATCCGGCAATAATTGAAGATTCTGTAAAAGCTGTGAAAAATATTAATTCAAATGTAAGAGTTCTTGCAGGAGCCGGCATCAGCACGGGAGATTGTGTAAAAAGAGCTCTTGAACTTGGCGCTGACGGTGTTTTGCTTGCATCAGGCGTTGTTAAAGCTAAAGATCCTGAAGAAGTTCTTTTCAATCTTGTATCAAAAATATAG
- a CDS encoding DUF5804 family protein — translation MNLLFIQKQGIDLYNTLLSSETSRGILRFYRPVKTDYGVIIENATLGNALSLTSELNWYKRRYISDVLFEISPDLFCTHEFALDIYSRDKKMKETWNYTKLIGVNLGFTSNVMFIQPHSSKEDHPEFGEDMSFVFEVWCSEEEWTEGFNE, via the coding sequence ATGAACCTTCTTTTTATTCAAAAACAGGGAATTGACCTATACAACACTCTTTTGTCATCTGAAACCAGCAGAGGCATACTTAGATTTTACCGTCCTGTAAAAACAGATTACGGCGTAATAATTGAAAACGCAACGCTTGGAAATGCTCTTTCATTAACCTCTGAGCTAAACTGGTACAAAAGACGCTATATTTCAGATGTACTCTTTGAGATTTCTCCTGATTTATTCTGTACACATGAATTCGCGCTTGATATCTACAGCCGCGACAAGAAGATGAAAGAGACCTGGAATTATACGAAACTTATAGGAGTGAATTTAGGTTTTACATCAAATGTCATGTTTATACAGCCTCATTCCTCAAAAGAAGATCATCCTGAATTTGGGGAGGATATGAGCTTTGTGTTTGAGGTCTGGTGCAGTGAAGAGGAATGGACTGAGGGCTTTAATGAATAA
- the cyaB gene encoding class IV adenylate cyclase, which translates to MLEVEAKIKLDSIDEIKAILKEKKARFISKSIQKDTYFNSNQRDFAKTDEALRIRDNEGKYELTYKGPKVKGTDAKAREEFNVDINSAENLEEIFIRLGFFKSSNVFKTREEYSYKNTTIALDVLEGLGHFIEIEVVSDDKEEAIELIDSVKSDLGIKGENIRESYLEMLLNKK; encoded by the coding sequence GCCAAAATAAAATTGGACTCAATTGATGAGATTAAAGCAATTCTCAAAGAAAAAAAAGCCCGTTTTATTAGTAAAAGTATCCAGAAAGATACATATTTCAATTCAAACCAGCGTGATTTTGCAAAAACTGATGAAGCATTGAGAATCAGGGATAACGAAGGAAAATATGAACTTACTTACAAAGGGCCAAAGGTAAAAGGAACAGATGCAAAAGCGCGTGAAGAGTTCAATGTAGATATAAATTCTGCAGAAAATCTTGAAGAGATTTTTATTCGTCTTGGTTTTTTCAAAAGCAGTAATGTTTTTAAGACAAGAGAAGAGTATTCATACAAAAATACAACAATTGCACTTGATGTTTTGGAAGGGCTTGGACATTTTATAGAGATAGAAGTTGTAAGCGATGATAAAGAAGAAGCTATTGAACTAATTGACAGTGTAAAATCAGATCTTGGCATCAAAGGCGAAAATATTAGAGAATCATACCTTGAAATGCTTTTAAACAAAAAATAA
- a CDS encoding multiprotein bridging factor aMBF1, translated as MSECEVCGEVIRGKPVLVSIGGTKMSVCPKCSKLGTPVEQPGSEIRNQLSGKIRTVSPKGQPVVTKKRTRDVFDLMGGEIVEDFSEKIREARIEKGLSPKDLAFELKEKEGLIKKIEKGMIPEDDVRKKLEEALGISLLDSFDASQNTGKAGHITPTLGDVMKFKKK; from the coding sequence ATGTCAGAATGTGAGGTTTGCGGGGAAGTTATCCGTGGAAAGCCTGTTCTGGTTTCAATTGGCGGAACAAAGATGTCTGTTTGCCCCAAATGCTCAAAGTTAGGTACTCCTGTTGAGCAGCCGGGAAGTGAGATTAGAAACCAGTTATCAGGAAAAATAAGAACAGTATCTCCAAAAGGTCAGCCGGTAGTCACAAAAAAAAGGACGCGCGATGTTTTTGACCTTATGGGTGGCGAAATTGTCGAGGATTTTAGTGAGAAGATACGTGAGGCAAGAATAGAAAAAGGTCTTTCCCCAAAAGATCTGGCTTTTGAACTTAAAGAAAAAGAGGGCCTGATTAAAAAAATAGAGAAGGGAATGATTCCTGAAGATGATGTCAGAAAAAAACTGGAAGAAGCTCTTGGAATAAGCCTTCTGGATTCTTTTGACGCGTCACAAAATACCGGAAAAGCAGGTCATATCACACCTACACTTGGAGATGTGATGAAATTTAAGAAAAAGTAA
- a CDS encoding CBS domain-containing protein: MHIPDSAEIREKRIELGLTQSEIAEKSGLSQSMIARIESGTVDPRVSTIKKIVDVLNHEEISIITAGDMMHCPVISVLADETLAKTVSIMENFGISQIPVIENGVAIGCISESAIINAMDEGRIQKIQSHIVEDFMEDGFPTIPKSTSMDTIIHLLHNHHAILVSEKGKVVGVITKHDLIGMITK; the protein is encoded by the coding sequence ATGCACATACCGGATTCTGCAGAAATTAGGGAGAAGCGTATAGAACTTGGACTGACACAATCTGAAATTGCAGAAAAATCAGGTCTTAGTCAGTCAATGATTGCAAGAATTGAGTCCGGTACAGTTGATCCAAGAGTAAGTACAATTAAAAAAATTGTTGATGTTTTAAATCATGAAGAAATTTCTATAATTACCGCCGGTGATATGATGCACTGTCCGGTGATAAGTGTCCTGGCAGATGAAACTCTTGCAAAAACAGTCTCAATTATGGAGAATTTTGGGATATCACAGATTCCGGTTATTGAAAACGGAGTGGCAATCGGGTGTATTTCTGAATCTGCAATTATTAATGCAATGGATGAAGGAAGAATCCAAAAGATTCAGTCACATATTGTTGAGGATTTTATGGAGGATGGATTTCCAACAATTCCCAAATCAACGTCAATGGATACAATTATTCATCTTCTTCACAATCACCATGCAATTCTTGTATCAGAAAAAGGAAAGGTCGTTGGTGTAATCACAAAACATGACCTGATTGGAATGATCACAAAATAG
- a CDS encoding TIGR00296 family protein — translation MILLDEDEGKNALCLAKQTLVESIAKKGVECPKLSAIFNEKRGIFVTLTKSGELRGCIGYIHPVLPLSSAIRDAAVSAALKDPRFPPVRAEELEEIKIEVTILTPPKPLLCPASERSKNIEVGRHGLIIQGKGHAGLLLPQVAVEYNWSPEEFLSHTCIKAGLLKDCWKDGNYELLTFEGQIFSETEII, via the coding sequence ATGATACTGCTGGATGAGGATGAAGGAAAAAATGCATTGTGTCTTGCAAAACAGACGTTAGTGGAATCCATTGCAAAAAAAGGTGTTGAATGCCCAAAGCTTTCTGCAATATTCAATGAAAAACGAGGCATATTTGTAACACTTACAAAATCGGGCGAACTAAGAGGGTGTATAGGTTATATCCATCCTGTTCTTCCGCTTTCATCAGCAATTCGTGATGCGGCAGTTTCTGCCGCTTTAAAAGATCCACGATTTCCACCGGTAAGAGCTGAAGAGCTGGAAGAAATAAAAATTGAAGTAACCATCCTTACACCTCCAAAACCTCTATTGTGTCCTGCATCTGAAAGGAGCAAAAATATTGAGGTCGGGCGGCATGGACTAATCATTCAGGGAAAAGGTCACGCAGGACTTCTTCTGCCACAGGTAGCAGTTGAATATAACTGGAGTCCTGAAGAATTTTTAAGCCATACTTGCATAAAAGCAGGACTTTTAAAAGACTGCTGGAAGGATGGTAATTACGAACTCCTTACATTTGAAGGGCAGATTTTTTCAGAAACGGAGATAATATGA
- a CDS encoding DUF126 domain-containing protein, whose protein sequence is MSFTIQGRGISKGQGSGELLKSSEPISFLSGVDPQTGVVVENGHPLQGKSIAGKVLAFPYGKGSTVGSYVIYALKRNEKSPVAIINIDAETIIAVGAIIADIPMIDRLEKNIFDVDDGTNIIVDGDLGTAIIEQ, encoded by the coding sequence ATGTCTTTTACAATTCAGGGCAGAGGTATTTCTAAAGGACAGGGGAGTGGTGAATTGTTAAAAAGCAGTGAACCCATCTCCTTTTTATCCGGCGTTGATCCGCAGACCGGCGTTGTAGTAGAAAACGGGCACCCTCTGCAGGGAAAATCAATTGCAGGAAAAGTACTTGCATTTCCATATGGGAAAGGATCAACAGTTGGTTCATATGTTATATATGCCCTGAAAAGAAATGAAAAATCTCCTGTGGCAATAATAAACATTGATGCTGAGACTATAATTGCTGTTGGGGCGATAATTGCCGACATTCCAATGATTGACAGACTGGAAAAGAATATTTTTGATGTTGATGACGGAACAAATATCATAGTTGATGGTGATCTGGGCACTGCAATAATTGAGCAATAA
- a CDS encoding TIGR04013 family B12-binding domain/radical SAM domain-containing protein yields the protein MRVNWRLIKAAKNSYAALYSACEKNDIILNPVESPEDDITLYSLNSINAPHYLEEMKEASCITIAGGPHPSAMRNEVLKYADYVIVGEGEYTLPALIRYIENKSENKFENSRAFLPKGVATKEGYIKNDTCVLLDSYPPFSKVKGYLEISRGCPFKCAYCQTPHLFGGCMRHRSIDSIICASKAYTDVRFLTPNALSYGGDGRSPAYDKITRLLSGFEKDKNLYFGTFPSEVRPEFITQKSIDIILKFCSNKKIHFGAQSASNSVLKRINRGHSAEDVLDAVELCRDNGIMPVVDYIVGLPGESEEDQIHTLNQIKWVCRTGKVHAHYFTPLPGTPLHQKKPAPLIPEVEKTLGKLALSGRVTGSWMNTELRFFRKNKNE from the coding sequence ATGAGGGTGAACTGGAGGTTAATAAAGGCCGCAAAAAATTCATATGCCGCGTTATACTCTGCATGTGAGAAAAATGATATAATTTTAAATCCGGTTGAATCTCCTGAAGATGACATTACTCTTTATAGTCTTAATTCAATAAACGCTCCGCATTACTTGGAGGAGATGAAAGAGGCCTCCTGTATTACAATCGCAGGCGGTCCTCATCCATCAGCTATGAGAAACGAGGTTTTGAAATATGCAGATTATGTTATTGTTGGAGAAGGAGAGTACACACTTCCTGCACTGATAAGATATATTGAGAATAAATCTGAGAATAAATTTGAAAATAGCCGGGCTTTTCTTCCAAAAGGTGTTGCAACAAAGGAAGGTTACATAAAAAATGACACCTGTGTTCTTCTTGATTCATATCCTCCTTTTTCAAAAGTCAAAGGTTATCTTGAGATATCGAGAGGATGCCCTTTTAAGTGTGCATACTGCCAGACTCCGCATCTATTCGGGGGATGCATGCGTCACCGTTCAATTGATTCAATAATCTGCGCATCAAAGGCATATACTGATGTCAGATTTTTAACACCAAATGCTCTTTCATATGGAGGAGATGGCAGGTCTCCTGCATATGATAAAATTACAAGACTTCTCTCCGGCTTTGAAAAGGATAAAAATCTTTATTTTGGAACTTTTCCAAGCGAAGTCAGACCTGAGTTTATAACTCAGAAATCAATAGACATAATTTTAAAATTTTGTTCAAACAAAAAAATTCATTTTGGCGCACAGTCCGCAAGCAACAGTGTCTTAAAACGGATTAATCGCGGACATTCGGCAGAAGATGTTCTTGATGCCGTTGAGCTTTGCCGCGACAATGGAATAATGCCGGTTGTAGATTATATTGTAGGCCTTCCTGGTGAATCAGAAGAAGATCAAATACATACTTTAAATCAGATAAAGTGGGTTTGCCGGACAGGAAAAGTTCATGCGCACTATTTCACACCTCTTCCCGGCACTCCTTTGCATCAAAAAAAACCTGCACCACTTATTCCGGAGGTTGAAAAAACCCTTGGAAAACTTGCTTTATCGGGGCGTGTTACAGGTTCATGGATGAATACAGAGTTAAGGTTTTTTAGAAAGAACAAAAATGAATAA